The nucleotide window TTAGTTACTCCGAATACTTGGCCGCCTCCTGCTGTTATTTGGGGGCCGTGTCCGTAGGTTACAGGTTCTTTCGCTTCTCCAAAAATCATTTCTTCTGGATCGTCATACGCCATTTCAGTATATTTAGACATTTTTAACACCTCCAATTAGGCTGATGATGGTACGATTTCATCGTACTCTTCTCTTATTTGTCTCCAATCTTTGCCTTCTCTAACTGCTTCACAGATACTGGGTCCATCCGATGCATCATCTGCAAAAACACCCATTGGGAAGCTGTGTACGTAGGATTGGTTGACGGCTCCACCGGCTCCAATAAATGTTATGTCAATTCCTTCTTCTTCCAATCTCTTAGCAACTCGTGGGAAGGCTGTTTGTGTAGTGGTCATTAATGCCGTTCCTGTAAGTACATCTGGGTTTTTCTCTTTTACTGCGTCTACTACGTCTTCGACTGGTACGTCTCTTCCCATGTCGATTACTTCGTAGCCTTGTGCTTTGAGCATTGCTGCTGCAATATCTTTTCCAATGTCGTGTGGATCTCCTTCAGCAACATGCATCAATACCTTGCCTTTAGCTTGTCTTTCATGACCAGCTTCTCTCATAGCTTCTTCACATAGCTCTATTCCTCTACCCATGGCGTCTCCAGCTATAATCAGTTGAGGTAAGTAATAGACTCCTCTTGAGTATAGTTCTCCATTGATGTCCATTCCTGGGATTAGGCCTTTGTTTATAACGTCTTCTGGGTCATAATTTTCTAGAGCTGCCTCTACCTCATCGACAACTTCTTCCAAGAAAACTAGTTTTTGTGTAATTGTTTTCCATGGTTCTTCTTCGGGCGCCATCTGTTCAAAAAGTTCTTCGGGTGTGACTTCTTTCTCTGACACGATGTCATAGCGTTTAAAAATATTGTCGTAGCTCACGCTACTCATATCTAACATTTTATTCCCCCTTTCACAATATATTCTCTAAATAACGCTATAAATAACTTGTGATTCAATCATCACAGATTATATTGCATTTACTTTAAATAATGACTCACGATTTATATTATTTATTTAATAGATTAAGTAACCTTTTCCTCTCACTAAATAGAAAGAGGTCTTAGCTCTGATAAAAAACAATAAAACCAAAAGAAACAAAATAGGAATCTATATAACTCAATTAGGAGTTGGGTTTTTATGTAGTTTAATTGGATTGTTTCTTGGATTCTTTCTTATTTTTGGTTGTTTTTCCTGTTAAGTAAGCAAATGTAAAGCCATCTAATTTGATTTTATATTTTTTACCGATTTTAACTGGGTTTTTAACTACAACAGGGTTGTAGTCTATGTCTCGACCGATATATGTATTTTTTTTCCCTTTTTTTGTGATTAAAACCATTTTTTGTTTTCCAATCAATTTCTTTTTGTTTTGTTTGCCGTATTTTTTCCTAAGTTCGGTCATTTTTTTAGATCTTTTTTTCTTTTCAGATGACTTGATTTCCTTTAGTTCATATGCTTTTGTACCGGGTCTTGGTGAGTATCTTGTGATGTTTATTATGTCGGGTTCTATTTTTTTAATTATATCAACAGTTTTCTGAAAGTCCTTCTCAGTTTCACCTGGAAAACCTGTAATTATATCGGTTGCAACTGTACCTCCGACTTTTCTTTTGTATTTATTTATTAATTGTTCAAAATATTCAGGGCTGTATGACCTGTTCATTTTTCTTAATATTTTTTTGGACCCTGATTGTAGAGGGAGGTGTAGGAAGTTGTAAACCTTTTTGTTTTTGTAGAGGTCTATGATTTCATCTTCAATTCCTTTTGTATTGAATGGGTTCATCATCCCTACTCTTACCTTATAATCTCCTTTTATTCCTGTGACCTTGTTGATAAGGGTTGCAATGTCTGTATTTATGTCTAAACCGTATGCTGCTGTGTCTTGTGCCGTTAATTGAATTTCCTTGACTCCTTGGTGCACCATTTTTTCCACTCTACTCACTACAGAGTTTATTGGACTACTCTCAAGTTTTCCTCGAGCTTTTTTAGTTATACAATACGAACAATTACCTTTACAGCCATCAGCTATCTGAACTCTCCCTATTGCACCATCGATGTGAGTTGGGGCATCCCATTTTCTATAACAAGTTTCCCCAC belongs to Methanonatronarchaeum sp. AMET-Sl and includes:
- a CDS encoding cobalamin-dependent protein (Presence of a B(12) (cobalamin)-binding domain implies dependence on cobalamin itself, in one of its several forms, or in some unusual lineages, dependence on a cobalamin-like analog.); translation: MSSVSYDNIFKRYDIVSEKEVTPEELFEQMAPEEEPWKTITQKLVFLEEVVDEVEAALENYDPEDVINKGLIPGMDINGELYSRGVYYLPQLIIAGDAMGRGIELCEEAMREAGHERQAKGKVLMHVAEGDPHDIGKDIAAAMLKAQGYEVIDMGRDVPVEDVVDAVKEKNPDVLTGTALMTTTQTAFPRVAKRLEEEGIDITFIGAGGAVNQSYVHSFPMGVFADDASDGPSICEAVREGKDWRQIREEYDEIVPSSA
- a CDS encoding tRNA (N(6)-L-threonylcarbamoyladenosine(37)-C(2))-methylthiotransferase, producing MKSIYFETYGCTTNRAETDVMKGMVKDSGYQLVDSPDKADLVVINTCTVIDKTEKRMLRRIKDFEDKNVVVAGCLASAQPEDVKEIDGDAILLPPDKVGDLLSYMGGETCYRKWDAPTHIDGAIGRVQIADGCKGNCSYCITKKARGKLESSPINSVVSRVEKMVHQGVKEIQLTAQDTAAYGLDINTDIATLINKVTGIKGDYKVRVGMMNPFNTKGIEDEIIDLYKNKKVYNFLHLPLQSGSKKILRKMNRSYSPEYFEQLINKYKRKVGGTVATDIITGFPGETEKDFQKTVDIIKKIEPDIINITRYSPRPGTKAYELKEIKSSEKKKRSKKMTELRKKYGKQNKKKLIGKQKMVLITKKGKKNTYIGRDIDYNPVVVKNPVKIGKKYKIKLDGFTFAYLTGKTTKNKKESKKQSN